A single window of Streptomyces sp. NBC_00464 DNA harbors:
- a CDS encoding RNA-guided endonuclease InsQ/TnpB family protein, with translation MSVATKHVKRAFKYRFYPTDAQAAELSRTFGCVRKVYNLALAARSEAWTLRQERVNYNTTSAMLTSWKKTEELAYLSEVSSVPLQQTLRHLQGAFGNFWQKRAKYPAFKSKKKSRRSAEYTTSGFRFRDGKLTLAKMREPLDIVWSRPLPEGATPSTVTVSQDAAGRWFVSMLCDDIPAPMPDTTNAVGIDAGITSLVTLSTGEKVTNPRHERKDRVRLARAQRVLAKKARGDGANRAKARRKVAKVHARIADRRRDHLHKLTTRLVRENQTIVIEDLTVRNMVKNHCLARAVSDAAWTTMRGMLEYKCAWYGRDLVAVDRWFPSSRLCSNCGTLQSRLPLNVRTWTCTCGVTHDRDVNAAKNVLAEGLSVTVCGAGVRPQRSSPGRQSVTKQKTPRREP, from the coding sequence GTGAGCGTGGCCACGAAGCACGTGAAGCGGGCATTCAAGTACCGCTTCTACCCGACGGATGCGCAGGCAGCGGAGCTGTCGCGCACCTTCGGATGTGTGCGGAAGGTCTACAACCTGGCGCTCGCGGCACGGTCCGAGGCGTGGACGCTCCGTCAGGAGCGGGTCAACTACAACACCACCTCCGCGATGCTCACCTCGTGGAAGAAGACCGAGGAACTGGCCTACCTGTCCGAGGTTTCGTCTGTGCCGTTGCAGCAGACGCTGCGCCACCTGCAGGGCGCTTTCGGGAACTTCTGGCAGAAGCGGGCCAAGTACCCGGCCTTCAAGTCGAAGAAGAAGTCCCGCCGGTCCGCTGAGTACACCACCAGCGGTTTCCGCTTCCGGGACGGCAAGCTCACCCTCGCCAAGATGCGTGAACCGCTGGACATCGTCTGGTCGCGTCCTCTTCCTGAAGGTGCGACGCCCTCCACCGTGACCGTGTCGCAGGACGCGGCCGGGCGCTGGTTCGTGTCGATGCTGTGCGACGACATCCCCGCGCCGATGCCCGATACCACAAACGCGGTCGGGATCGATGCCGGGATCACCAGCCTGGTGACGCTTTCCACTGGAGAGAAGGTCACCAACCCCCGGCATGAACGCAAGGACCGTGTCCGTCTCGCCAGGGCGCAGCGGGTGCTGGCGAAGAAGGCCAGGGGTGACGGGGCGAACCGGGCGAAGGCCCGCCGGAAGGTCGCGAAGGTCCATGCCCGCATTGCCGACCGCAGGCGGGATCACCTGCACAAGCTGACCACTCGTCTCGTTCGTGAAAACCAAACGATCGTGATCGAGGATCTGACCGTACGCAACATGGTCAAGAACCATTGTCTGGCCCGCGCCGTCTCGGACGCTGCCTGGACCACGATGCGCGGCATGCTGGAGTACAAGTGCGCCTGGTACGGAAGGGACCTGGTCGCTGTCGATCGCTGGTTTCCCTCCTCCAGGCTGTGCTCGAACTGCGGCACCTTGCAGAGCAGGTTGCCGTTGAACGTCCGTACCTGGACGTGTACGTGTGGTGTCACTCACGACCGTGACGTGAACGCCGCAAAGAACGTGCTGGCCGAGGGGCTCTCGGTGACAGTCTGTGGAGCTGGTGTAAGACCTCAACGGAGTTCTCCGGGCAGGCAGTCGGTGACGAAGCAGAAAACCCCACGGCGCGAGCCGTAG